Proteins encoded by one window of Manis pentadactyla isolate mManPen7 chromosome X, mManPen7.hap1, whole genome shotgun sequence:
- the USP11 gene encoding ubiquitin carboxyl-terminal hydrolase 11 isoform X1 encodes MAEVSAAALYRQPQCKAMPGLDSQRRQIENGETGRERPLRVGESWFLVEQHWYKQWELYVQGRDQDSRTFPGYINNAELFEDQINWHLKKGLLEGEDYVLLPAAAWHHLVNWYGLEHGQPPIEHKVVELHSIWKVEVYPVELLLVKHSDMDTPHTAQFSHTDSVDLVLCTAPEQFLVSPQEETRLWIKNAEGFFKRLCNTHITVLDAALKSGQLVIMETRNRDGTWTSAQPQAMNSASEEDQEFHGQPGICGLTNLGNTCFMNSALQCLSNVPQLTEYFLKNCYLEELNFCNPLGMKGEIAEAYADLVKQAWSGRHRSIMPNVFKTKVGHFASQFLGYQQHDSQELLSFLLDGLHEDLNRIKKKEYVELCDAAGRPDQAHHPPWHCQQEVAQEAWQNHKRRNDSVIVDTFHGLFKSTLVCPDCGNVSVTFDPFCYLSVPLPVSHKRVLEVFFVSMDPRRKPEQHRLVIPKKGKISDLCVALAKHTGVSPERMMVADVFSHRFYKIYQLEESLSSILDRDDIFIYEVSGRAAVGENSREDVVLPIYLRERTPAQDYNSSYYGLMLFGHPLLVSVPRDRLSWDALYHILLYRLSRYVTRPSSDDEDDGDEKADTEDKDNIPKPGHMAGGSSQDFGMEQAGPSSGVAGGHRAPVDSSPGPSHWPQRARRKHLFTLQTVNSNGTSDRSTFNEDTHGVSFSSQPYIAIDWEPEMKKRYYDEVEAEGYVKHDCVGYVLKKAPVRLQECIELFTTVETLEKENPWYCPTCKKHQLATKKLDLWTLPETLIIHLKRFSYTKFSREKLDTLVEFPIRDLDFSEFVIKPQKESAPELYKYDLIAVSNHYGGLRDGHYTTFACNKDSGQWHYFDDNSVSPVTENQLESKAAYVLFYQRQDVARRLQPQPTLPEPPASPACSSAPSPESMDVN; translated from the exons GTTCCTTGTGGAGCAGCACTGGTACAAACAGTGGGAATTATACGTGCAGGGAAGAGACCAGGATTCCAGAACCTTCCCTGGCTACATTAACAATGCTGAGCTCTTTGAAG ACCAAATAAACTGGCACCTCAAGAAGGGATTGTTGGAAGGGGAAGACTATGTGCTGCTCCCAGCGGCTGCTTGGCATCACCTGGTCAACTGGTATGGTCTAGAGCATGGCCAGCCACCCATCGAACACAAG GTTGTGGAGCTGCACAGCATCTGGAAGGTTGAAGTGTACCCAGTAGAGCTGCTGCTTGTCAAGCACAGTGATATGGACACACCTCACACTGCTCAATTCAGCCACACAGATTCTGTTG ACCTAGTTTTGTGTACCGCTCCAGAGCAGTTTCTGGTGAGCCCCCAGGAAGAAACCCGGCTGTGGATTAAGAACGCAGAGGGCTTTTTCAAGAGGTTGtgcaacacacacatcacagtgcTTGACGCCGCCCTCAAGTCTGGGCAG CTGGTCATCATGGAGACCCGAAACAGGGATGGCACTTGGACAAGTGCCCAGCCACAAGCCAT GAACAGCGCATCGGAGGAAGATCAGGAAttccatggccagccaggcatcTGTGGTCTCACTAACCTGGGCAACACATGCTTCATGAACTCGGCCCTGCAG TGCCTCAGCAACGTGCCACAGCTCACCGAGTACTTCCTCAAAAACTGCTACCTGGAGGAGCTCAACTTCTGCAACCCACTGGGCATGAAGGGGGAGATTGCAGAGGCCTATGCAGACCTGGTGAAGCAGGCATGGTCCGGCCGCCACCGCTCCATCATGCCGAATGTGTTCAAG ACCAAGGTCGGCCACTTTGCATCCCAGTTCCTGGGCTATCAGCAGCATGACTCACAGGAGCTATTGTCATTCCTCCTGGATGGACTGCATGAGGACCTCAATCGTATCAAGAAGAAGGAATATGTGGAGCTGTGTGATGCTGCTGGGCGGCCAGATCAG GCCCACCACCCACCATGGCACTGTCAACAGGAGGTTGCTCAGGAGGCCTGGCAGAACCACAAACGGCGGAACGATTCTGTGATTGTGGACACTTTCCATGGCCTCTTCAAGTCCACACTGGTGTGTCCTGACTGTGGCAACGTGTCTGTGACCTTCGACCCCTTCTGCTACCTCAGTGTCCCACTGCCTGTCAGTCACAAGAGGGTCTTGGAGGTCTTCTTTGTCTCTATGGATCCCCGCCGCAAGCCAGAGCAG CACCGGCTGGTCATCCCCAAGAAAGGCAAGATCTCAGATCTGTGTGTGGCCCTGGCCAAGCACACTGGTGTCTCGCCAGAAAGG ATGATGGTGGCCGATGTCTTCAGTCACCGCTTCTATAAGATCTACCAACTGGAGGAGTCTCTGAGTAGCATCTTGGACCGAGATGATATCTTCAT ATATGAGGTGTCAGGCAGAGCTGCTGTTGGTGAAAATTCCCGAGAGGATGTTGTGCTTCCTATCTACCTGCGGGAGCGCACCCCGGCCCAGGACTACAACAGTTCCTACTACGGCCTGATGCTCTTTGGGCACCCGCTTCTGGTGTCAGTGCCCCGGGACCGGCTCTCCTGGGATGCCCTGTATCACATCCTACTGTACCGCCTCTC ACGCTATGTGACCAGACCCAGCTCAGACGATGAGGATGATGGGGATGAGAAag CAGACACAGAGGATAAGGACAACATCCCTAAGCCTGGACACATGGCTGGGGGCAGCTCCCAAGACTTTGGGATGGAGCAGGCTGGGCCCAGCTCTGGAGTGGCTGGGGGGCACCGGGCCCCCGTGGACAGCTCCCCTGGACCATCTCACTGGCCCCAGAGGGCACGGCGCAAGCACCTGTTCACCCTGCAGACAGTGAATTCCAATGGCACCAGCGACCGCTCCACCTTCAACGAGGATACCCATGGTGTCTCCTTCAGCT CCCAGCCGTACATTGCCATTGACTGGGAGCCAGAGATGAAGAAACGTTACTATGACGAGGTGGAGGCTGAG GGCTACGTGAAGCATGACTGCGTCGGATATGTGCTGAAAAAGGCTCCAGTGCGGCTGCAGGAGTGCATTGAGCTCTTCACCACTGTTGAGACCCTGGAGAAGGAAAACCCCTG GTACTGCCCCACCTGTAAGAAGCACCAGCTGGCCACTAAGAAGCTGGACCTGTGGACGCTGCCTGAGACACTCATCATTCACTTAAAGCGCTTCTCCTACACCAAGTTCTCCCGCGAGAAGCTGGACACCCTTGTGGAGTTTCCTATCCG GGACTTGGACTTCTCTGAGTTTGTCATCAAGCCGCAGAAGGAGTCAGCCCCAGAGCTGTACAAATATGATCTCATTGCAGTTTCCAACCATTATGGGGGCCTGCGTGACGGCCACT ACACAACATTTGCCTGCAACAAGGACAGTGGCCAATGGCACTACTTTGATGACAACAGTGTCTCACCTGTAACTGAGAATCAGCTTGAG TCTAAGGCAGCCTATGTCCTCTTCTACCAACGCCAGGATGTGGCACGTCGCCTGCAGCCCCAGCCTACCTTACCTGAGCCCCCAGCATCCCCTGCTTGCAGTTCCGCACCGAGCCCTGAGTCCATGGATGTAAACTGA
- the USP11 gene encoding ubiquitin carboxyl-terminal hydrolase 11 isoform X4 → MAEVSAAALYRQPQCKAMPGLDSQRRQIENGETGRERPLRVGESWFLVEQHWYKQWELYVQGRDQDSRTFPGYINNAELFEDQINWHLKKGLLEGEDYVLLPAAAWHHLVNWYGLEHGQPPIEHKVVELHSIWKVEVYPVELLLVKHSDMDTPHTAQFSHTDSVDLVLCTAPEQFLVSPQEETRLWIKNAEGFFKRLCNTHITVLDAALKSGQLVIMETRNRDGTWTSAQPQAMNSASEEDQEFHGQPGICGLTNLGNTCFMNSALQCLSNVPQLTEYFLKNCYLEELNFCNPLGMKGEIAEAYADLVKQAWSGRHRSIMPNVFKTKVGHFASQFLGYQQHDSQELLSFLLDGLHEDLNRIKKKEYVELCDAAGRPDQAHHPPWHCQQEVAQEAWQNHKRRNDSVIVDTFHGLFKSTLVCPDCGNVSVTFDPFCYLSVPLPVSHKRVLEVFFVSMDPRRKPEQHRLVIPKKGKISDLCVALAKHTGVSPERMMVADVFSHRFYKIYQLEESLSSILDRDDIFIYEVSGRAAVGENSREDVVLPIYLRERTPAQDYNSSYYGLMLFGHPLLVSVPRDRLSWDALYHILLYRLSRYVTRPSSDDEDDGDEKDTEDKDNIPKPGHMAGGSSQDFGMEQAGPSSGVAGGHRAPVDSSPGPSHWPQRARRKHLFTLQTVNSNGTSDRSTFNEDTHAQPYIAIDWEPEMKKRYYDEVEAEGYVKHDCVGYVLKKAPVRLQECIELFTTVETLEKENPWYCPTCKKHQLATKKLDLWTLPETLIIHLKRFSYTKFSREKLDTLVEFPIRDLDFSEFVIKPQKESAPELYKYDLIAVSNHYGGLRDGHYTTFACNKDSGQWHYFDDNSVSPVTENQLESKAAYVLFYQRQDVARRLQPQPTLPEPPASPACSSAPSPESMDVN, encoded by the exons GTTCCTTGTGGAGCAGCACTGGTACAAACAGTGGGAATTATACGTGCAGGGAAGAGACCAGGATTCCAGAACCTTCCCTGGCTACATTAACAATGCTGAGCTCTTTGAAG ACCAAATAAACTGGCACCTCAAGAAGGGATTGTTGGAAGGGGAAGACTATGTGCTGCTCCCAGCGGCTGCTTGGCATCACCTGGTCAACTGGTATGGTCTAGAGCATGGCCAGCCACCCATCGAACACAAG GTTGTGGAGCTGCACAGCATCTGGAAGGTTGAAGTGTACCCAGTAGAGCTGCTGCTTGTCAAGCACAGTGATATGGACACACCTCACACTGCTCAATTCAGCCACACAGATTCTGTTG ACCTAGTTTTGTGTACCGCTCCAGAGCAGTTTCTGGTGAGCCCCCAGGAAGAAACCCGGCTGTGGATTAAGAACGCAGAGGGCTTTTTCAAGAGGTTGtgcaacacacacatcacagtgcTTGACGCCGCCCTCAAGTCTGGGCAG CTGGTCATCATGGAGACCCGAAACAGGGATGGCACTTGGACAAGTGCCCAGCCACAAGCCAT GAACAGCGCATCGGAGGAAGATCAGGAAttccatggccagccaggcatcTGTGGTCTCACTAACCTGGGCAACACATGCTTCATGAACTCGGCCCTGCAG TGCCTCAGCAACGTGCCACAGCTCACCGAGTACTTCCTCAAAAACTGCTACCTGGAGGAGCTCAACTTCTGCAACCCACTGGGCATGAAGGGGGAGATTGCAGAGGCCTATGCAGACCTGGTGAAGCAGGCATGGTCCGGCCGCCACCGCTCCATCATGCCGAATGTGTTCAAG ACCAAGGTCGGCCACTTTGCATCCCAGTTCCTGGGCTATCAGCAGCATGACTCACAGGAGCTATTGTCATTCCTCCTGGATGGACTGCATGAGGACCTCAATCGTATCAAGAAGAAGGAATATGTGGAGCTGTGTGATGCTGCTGGGCGGCCAGATCAG GCCCACCACCCACCATGGCACTGTCAACAGGAGGTTGCTCAGGAGGCCTGGCAGAACCACAAACGGCGGAACGATTCTGTGATTGTGGACACTTTCCATGGCCTCTTCAAGTCCACACTGGTGTGTCCTGACTGTGGCAACGTGTCTGTGACCTTCGACCCCTTCTGCTACCTCAGTGTCCCACTGCCTGTCAGTCACAAGAGGGTCTTGGAGGTCTTCTTTGTCTCTATGGATCCCCGCCGCAAGCCAGAGCAG CACCGGCTGGTCATCCCCAAGAAAGGCAAGATCTCAGATCTGTGTGTGGCCCTGGCCAAGCACACTGGTGTCTCGCCAGAAAGG ATGATGGTGGCCGATGTCTTCAGTCACCGCTTCTATAAGATCTACCAACTGGAGGAGTCTCTGAGTAGCATCTTGGACCGAGATGATATCTTCAT ATATGAGGTGTCAGGCAGAGCTGCTGTTGGTGAAAATTCCCGAGAGGATGTTGTGCTTCCTATCTACCTGCGGGAGCGCACCCCGGCCCAGGACTACAACAGTTCCTACTACGGCCTGATGCTCTTTGGGCACCCGCTTCTGGTGTCAGTGCCCCGGGACCGGCTCTCCTGGGATGCCCTGTATCACATCCTACTGTACCGCCTCTC ACGCTATGTGACCAGACCCAGCTCAGACGATGAGGATGATGGGGATGAGAAag ACACAGAGGATAAGGACAACATCCCTAAGCCTGGACACATGGCTGGGGGCAGCTCCCAAGACTTTGGGATGGAGCAGGCTGGGCCCAGCTCTGGAGTGGCTGGGGGGCACCGGGCCCCCGTGGACAGCTCCCCTGGACCATCTCACTGGCCCCAGAGGGCACGGCGCAAGCACCTGTTCACCCTGCAGACAGTGAATTCCAATGGCACCAGCGACCGCTCCACCTTCAACGAGGATACCCATG CCCAGCCGTACATTGCCATTGACTGGGAGCCAGAGATGAAGAAACGTTACTATGACGAGGTGGAGGCTGAG GGCTACGTGAAGCATGACTGCGTCGGATATGTGCTGAAAAAGGCTCCAGTGCGGCTGCAGGAGTGCATTGAGCTCTTCACCACTGTTGAGACCCTGGAGAAGGAAAACCCCTG GTACTGCCCCACCTGTAAGAAGCACCAGCTGGCCACTAAGAAGCTGGACCTGTGGACGCTGCCTGAGACACTCATCATTCACTTAAAGCGCTTCTCCTACACCAAGTTCTCCCGCGAGAAGCTGGACACCCTTGTGGAGTTTCCTATCCG GGACTTGGACTTCTCTGAGTTTGTCATCAAGCCGCAGAAGGAGTCAGCCCCAGAGCTGTACAAATATGATCTCATTGCAGTTTCCAACCATTATGGGGGCCTGCGTGACGGCCACT ACACAACATTTGCCTGCAACAAGGACAGTGGCCAATGGCACTACTTTGATGACAACAGTGTCTCACCTGTAACTGAGAATCAGCTTGAG TCTAAGGCAGCCTATGTCCTCTTCTACCAACGCCAGGATGTGGCACGTCGCCTGCAGCCCCAGCCTACCTTACCTGAGCCCCCAGCATCCCCTGCTTGCAGTTCCGCACCGAGCCCTGAGTCCATGGATGTAAACTGA
- the USP11 gene encoding ubiquitin carboxyl-terminal hydrolase 11 isoform X8, giving the protein MAEVSAAALYRQPQCKAMPGLDSQRRQIENGETGRERPLRVGESWFLVEQHWYKQWELYVQGRDQDSRTFPGYINNAELFEDQINWHLKKGLLEGEDYVLLPAAAWHHLVNWYGLEHGQPPIEHKVVELHSIWKVEVYPVELLLVKHSDMDTPHTAQFSHTDSVDLVLCTAPEQFLVSPQEETRLWIKNAEGFFKRLCNTHITVLDAALKSGQLVIMETRNRDGTWTSAQPQAMNSASEEDQEFHGQPGICGLTNLGNTCFMNSALQCLSNVPQLTEYFLKNCYLEELNFCNPLGMKGEIAEAYADLVKQAWSGRHRSIMPNVFKTKVGHFASQFLGYQQHDSQELLSFLLDGLHEDLNRIKKKEYVELCDAAGRPDQEVAQEAWQNHKRRNDSVIVDTFHGLFKSTLVCPDCGNVSVTFDPFCYLSVPLPVSHKRVLEVFFVSMDPRRKPEQHRLVIPKKGKISDLCVALAKHTGVSPERMMVADVFSHRFYKIYQLEESLSSILDRDDIFIYEVSGRAAVGENSREDVVLPIYLRERTPAQDYNSSYYGLMLFGHPLLVSVPRDRLSWDALYHILLYRLSRYVTRPSSDDEDDGDEKDTEDKDNIPKPGHMAGGSSQDFGMEQAGPSSGVAGGHRAPVDSSPGPSHWPQRARRKHLFTLQTVNSNGTSDRSTFNEDTHAQPYIAIDWEPEMKKRYYDEVEAEGYVKHDCVGYVLKKAPVRLQECIELFTTVETLEKENPWYCPTCKKHQLATKKLDLWTLPETLIIHLKRFSYTKFSREKLDTLVEFPIRDLDFSEFVIKPQKESAPELYKYDLIAVSNHYGGLRDGHYTTFACNKDSGQWHYFDDNSVSPVTENQLESKAAYVLFYQRQDVARRLQPQPTLPEPPASPACSSAPSPESMDVN; this is encoded by the exons GTTCCTTGTGGAGCAGCACTGGTACAAACAGTGGGAATTATACGTGCAGGGAAGAGACCAGGATTCCAGAACCTTCCCTGGCTACATTAACAATGCTGAGCTCTTTGAAG ACCAAATAAACTGGCACCTCAAGAAGGGATTGTTGGAAGGGGAAGACTATGTGCTGCTCCCAGCGGCTGCTTGGCATCACCTGGTCAACTGGTATGGTCTAGAGCATGGCCAGCCACCCATCGAACACAAG GTTGTGGAGCTGCACAGCATCTGGAAGGTTGAAGTGTACCCAGTAGAGCTGCTGCTTGTCAAGCACAGTGATATGGACACACCTCACACTGCTCAATTCAGCCACACAGATTCTGTTG ACCTAGTTTTGTGTACCGCTCCAGAGCAGTTTCTGGTGAGCCCCCAGGAAGAAACCCGGCTGTGGATTAAGAACGCAGAGGGCTTTTTCAAGAGGTTGtgcaacacacacatcacagtgcTTGACGCCGCCCTCAAGTCTGGGCAG CTGGTCATCATGGAGACCCGAAACAGGGATGGCACTTGGACAAGTGCCCAGCCACAAGCCAT GAACAGCGCATCGGAGGAAGATCAGGAAttccatggccagccaggcatcTGTGGTCTCACTAACCTGGGCAACACATGCTTCATGAACTCGGCCCTGCAG TGCCTCAGCAACGTGCCACAGCTCACCGAGTACTTCCTCAAAAACTGCTACCTGGAGGAGCTCAACTTCTGCAACCCACTGGGCATGAAGGGGGAGATTGCAGAGGCCTATGCAGACCTGGTGAAGCAGGCATGGTCCGGCCGCCACCGCTCCATCATGCCGAATGTGTTCAAG ACCAAGGTCGGCCACTTTGCATCCCAGTTCCTGGGCTATCAGCAGCATGACTCACAGGAGCTATTGTCATTCCTCCTGGATGGACTGCATGAGGACCTCAATCGTATCAAGAAGAAGGAATATGTGGAGCTGTGTGATGCTGCTGGGCGGCCAGATCAG GAGGTTGCTCAGGAGGCCTGGCAGAACCACAAACGGCGGAACGATTCTGTGATTGTGGACACTTTCCATGGCCTCTTCAAGTCCACACTGGTGTGTCCTGACTGTGGCAACGTGTCTGTGACCTTCGACCCCTTCTGCTACCTCAGTGTCCCACTGCCTGTCAGTCACAAGAGGGTCTTGGAGGTCTTCTTTGTCTCTATGGATCCCCGCCGCAAGCCAGAGCAG CACCGGCTGGTCATCCCCAAGAAAGGCAAGATCTCAGATCTGTGTGTGGCCCTGGCCAAGCACACTGGTGTCTCGCCAGAAAGG ATGATGGTGGCCGATGTCTTCAGTCACCGCTTCTATAAGATCTACCAACTGGAGGAGTCTCTGAGTAGCATCTTGGACCGAGATGATATCTTCAT ATATGAGGTGTCAGGCAGAGCTGCTGTTGGTGAAAATTCCCGAGAGGATGTTGTGCTTCCTATCTACCTGCGGGAGCGCACCCCGGCCCAGGACTACAACAGTTCCTACTACGGCCTGATGCTCTTTGGGCACCCGCTTCTGGTGTCAGTGCCCCGGGACCGGCTCTCCTGGGATGCCCTGTATCACATCCTACTGTACCGCCTCTC ACGCTATGTGACCAGACCCAGCTCAGACGATGAGGATGATGGGGATGAGAAag ACACAGAGGATAAGGACAACATCCCTAAGCCTGGACACATGGCTGGGGGCAGCTCCCAAGACTTTGGGATGGAGCAGGCTGGGCCCAGCTCTGGAGTGGCTGGGGGGCACCGGGCCCCCGTGGACAGCTCCCCTGGACCATCTCACTGGCCCCAGAGGGCACGGCGCAAGCACCTGTTCACCCTGCAGACAGTGAATTCCAATGGCACCAGCGACCGCTCCACCTTCAACGAGGATACCCATG CCCAGCCGTACATTGCCATTGACTGGGAGCCAGAGATGAAGAAACGTTACTATGACGAGGTGGAGGCTGAG GGCTACGTGAAGCATGACTGCGTCGGATATGTGCTGAAAAAGGCTCCAGTGCGGCTGCAGGAGTGCATTGAGCTCTTCACCACTGTTGAGACCCTGGAGAAGGAAAACCCCTG GTACTGCCCCACCTGTAAGAAGCACCAGCTGGCCACTAAGAAGCTGGACCTGTGGACGCTGCCTGAGACACTCATCATTCACTTAAAGCGCTTCTCCTACACCAAGTTCTCCCGCGAGAAGCTGGACACCCTTGTGGAGTTTCCTATCCG GGACTTGGACTTCTCTGAGTTTGTCATCAAGCCGCAGAAGGAGTCAGCCCCAGAGCTGTACAAATATGATCTCATTGCAGTTTCCAACCATTATGGGGGCCTGCGTGACGGCCACT ACACAACATTTGCCTGCAACAAGGACAGTGGCCAATGGCACTACTTTGATGACAACAGTGTCTCACCTGTAACTGAGAATCAGCTTGAG TCTAAGGCAGCCTATGTCCTCTTCTACCAACGCCAGGATGTGGCACGTCGCCTGCAGCCCCAGCCTACCTTACCTGAGCCCCCAGCATCCCCTGCTTGCAGTTCCGCACCGAGCCCTGAGTCCATGGATGTAAACTGA
- the USP11 gene encoding ubiquitin carboxyl-terminal hydrolase 11 isoform X5, translated as MAEVSAAALYRQPQCKAMPGLDSQRRQIENGETGRERPLRVGESWFLVEQHWYKQWELYVQGRDQDSRTFPGYINNAELFEDQINWHLKKGLLEGEDYVLLPAAAWHHLVNWYGLEHGQPPIEHKVVELHSIWKVEVYPVELLLVKHSDMDTPHTAQFSHTDSVEQFLVSPQEETRLWIKNAEGFFKRLCNTHITVLDAALKSGQLVIMETRNRDGTWTSAQPQAMNSASEEDQEFHGQPGICGLTNLGNTCFMNSALQCLSNVPQLTEYFLKNCYLEELNFCNPLGMKGEIAEAYADLVKQAWSGRHRSIMPNVFKTKVGHFASQFLGYQQHDSQELLSFLLDGLHEDLNRIKKKEYVELCDAAGRPDQAHHPPWHCQQEVAQEAWQNHKRRNDSVIVDTFHGLFKSTLVCPDCGNVSVTFDPFCYLSVPLPVSHKRVLEVFFVSMDPRRKPEQHRLVIPKKGKISDLCVALAKHTGVSPERMMVADVFSHRFYKIYQLEESLSSILDRDDIFIYEVSGRAAVGENSREDVVLPIYLRERTPAQDYNSSYYGLMLFGHPLLVSVPRDRLSWDALYHILLYRLSRYVTRPSSDDEDDGDEKADTEDKDNIPKPGHMAGGSSQDFGMEQAGPSSGVAGGHRAPVDSSPGPSHWPQRARRKHLFTLQTVNSNGTSDRSTFNEDTHGVSFSSQPYIAIDWEPEMKKRYYDEVEAEGYVKHDCVGYVLKKAPVRLQECIELFTTVETLEKENPWYCPTCKKHQLATKKLDLWTLPETLIIHLKRFSYTKFSREKLDTLVEFPIRDLDFSEFVIKPQKESAPELYKYDLIAVSNHYGGLRDGHYTTFACNKDSGQWHYFDDNSVSPVTENQLESKAAYVLFYQRQDVARRLQPQPTLPEPPASPACSSAPSPESMDVN; from the exons GTTCCTTGTGGAGCAGCACTGGTACAAACAGTGGGAATTATACGTGCAGGGAAGAGACCAGGATTCCAGAACCTTCCCTGGCTACATTAACAATGCTGAGCTCTTTGAAG ACCAAATAAACTGGCACCTCAAGAAGGGATTGTTGGAAGGGGAAGACTATGTGCTGCTCCCAGCGGCTGCTTGGCATCACCTGGTCAACTGGTATGGTCTAGAGCATGGCCAGCCACCCATCGAACACAAG GTTGTGGAGCTGCACAGCATCTGGAAGGTTGAAGTGTACCCAGTAGAGCTGCTGCTTGTCAAGCACAGTGATATGGACACACCTCACACTGCTCAATTCAGCCACACAGATTCTGTTG AGCAGTTTCTGGTGAGCCCCCAGGAAGAAACCCGGCTGTGGATTAAGAACGCAGAGGGCTTTTTCAAGAGGTTGtgcaacacacacatcacagtgcTTGACGCCGCCCTCAAGTCTGGGCAG CTGGTCATCATGGAGACCCGAAACAGGGATGGCACTTGGACAAGTGCCCAGCCACAAGCCAT GAACAGCGCATCGGAGGAAGATCAGGAAttccatggccagccaggcatcTGTGGTCTCACTAACCTGGGCAACACATGCTTCATGAACTCGGCCCTGCAG TGCCTCAGCAACGTGCCACAGCTCACCGAGTACTTCCTCAAAAACTGCTACCTGGAGGAGCTCAACTTCTGCAACCCACTGGGCATGAAGGGGGAGATTGCAGAGGCCTATGCAGACCTGGTGAAGCAGGCATGGTCCGGCCGCCACCGCTCCATCATGCCGAATGTGTTCAAG ACCAAGGTCGGCCACTTTGCATCCCAGTTCCTGGGCTATCAGCAGCATGACTCACAGGAGCTATTGTCATTCCTCCTGGATGGACTGCATGAGGACCTCAATCGTATCAAGAAGAAGGAATATGTGGAGCTGTGTGATGCTGCTGGGCGGCCAGATCAG GCCCACCACCCACCATGGCACTGTCAACAGGAGGTTGCTCAGGAGGCCTGGCAGAACCACAAACGGCGGAACGATTCTGTGATTGTGGACACTTTCCATGGCCTCTTCAAGTCCACACTGGTGTGTCCTGACTGTGGCAACGTGTCTGTGACCTTCGACCCCTTCTGCTACCTCAGTGTCCCACTGCCTGTCAGTCACAAGAGGGTCTTGGAGGTCTTCTTTGTCTCTATGGATCCCCGCCGCAAGCCAGAGCAG CACCGGCTGGTCATCCCCAAGAAAGGCAAGATCTCAGATCTGTGTGTGGCCCTGGCCAAGCACACTGGTGTCTCGCCAGAAAGG ATGATGGTGGCCGATGTCTTCAGTCACCGCTTCTATAAGATCTACCAACTGGAGGAGTCTCTGAGTAGCATCTTGGACCGAGATGATATCTTCAT ATATGAGGTGTCAGGCAGAGCTGCTGTTGGTGAAAATTCCCGAGAGGATGTTGTGCTTCCTATCTACCTGCGGGAGCGCACCCCGGCCCAGGACTACAACAGTTCCTACTACGGCCTGATGCTCTTTGGGCACCCGCTTCTGGTGTCAGTGCCCCGGGACCGGCTCTCCTGGGATGCCCTGTATCACATCCTACTGTACCGCCTCTC ACGCTATGTGACCAGACCCAGCTCAGACGATGAGGATGATGGGGATGAGAAag CAGACACAGAGGATAAGGACAACATCCCTAAGCCTGGACACATGGCTGGGGGCAGCTCCCAAGACTTTGGGATGGAGCAGGCTGGGCCCAGCTCTGGAGTGGCTGGGGGGCACCGGGCCCCCGTGGACAGCTCCCCTGGACCATCTCACTGGCCCCAGAGGGCACGGCGCAAGCACCTGTTCACCCTGCAGACAGTGAATTCCAATGGCACCAGCGACCGCTCCACCTTCAACGAGGATACCCATGGTGTCTCCTTCAGCT CCCAGCCGTACATTGCCATTGACTGGGAGCCAGAGATGAAGAAACGTTACTATGACGAGGTGGAGGCTGAG GGCTACGTGAAGCATGACTGCGTCGGATATGTGCTGAAAAAGGCTCCAGTGCGGCTGCAGGAGTGCATTGAGCTCTTCACCACTGTTGAGACCCTGGAGAAGGAAAACCCCTG GTACTGCCCCACCTGTAAGAAGCACCAGCTGGCCACTAAGAAGCTGGACCTGTGGACGCTGCCTGAGACACTCATCATTCACTTAAAGCGCTTCTCCTACACCAAGTTCTCCCGCGAGAAGCTGGACACCCTTGTGGAGTTTCCTATCCG GGACTTGGACTTCTCTGAGTTTGTCATCAAGCCGCAGAAGGAGTCAGCCCCAGAGCTGTACAAATATGATCTCATTGCAGTTTCCAACCATTATGGGGGCCTGCGTGACGGCCACT ACACAACATTTGCCTGCAACAAGGACAGTGGCCAATGGCACTACTTTGATGACAACAGTGTCTCACCTGTAACTGAGAATCAGCTTGAG TCTAAGGCAGCCTATGTCCTCTTCTACCAACGCCAGGATGTGGCACGTCGCCTGCAGCCCCAGCCTACCTTACCTGAGCCCCCAGCATCCCCTGCTTGCAGTTCCGCACCGAGCCCTGAGTCCATGGATGTAAACTGA